Genomic segment of Vitis riparia cultivar Riparia Gloire de Montpellier isolate 1030 chromosome 19, EGFV_Vit.rip_1.0, whole genome shotgun sequence:
CTAAGAAAGAACAAATACCAAAGTGTCAGACAGCAAAAGGCATAGTCAACCCCAtcaaccattaaaaaaatgtgagtagGAGTGTTGCAAAGAAATTGGGAGAGTTCATTACTAATAACAAAGTCATCACCATAACATAAAGCAATGACCTCCATAACAATGGTAGCATTTACTTTCTCAGGTCTCTATATCTTAGTGAATTAAGAGTTagtttgggagtgattttgaAAGGTTAAAAGTGCTTCCAAATGCTTGGAAGACTTTCATTACCAAAATTAGACAtttgaaaaagttttaaacATGCAGAGAGACACTTAAGCTGATTATTAGACTAACACTAGATAGGTGCTTCTTTTAACAATCAGCTTTCTGTTAACATACATATCACCAAAAACCACTATCAGAGCACTTCTTTTCACTCATTTCCAAACACTAATTGattcttcataaaaatgtttatGTTTGAAGCACTTTTGACAAAAGAGCTACAGGATAAAAACGCTTCTATTATGATAATCACTCCCAAATGAGCTCTAGGTTCCAACATCATTACAGATTTCTTAGAATTGGTTTTTTATCACATAATTTCCTTTGCAGACATGTACATACATTTGCTAACATTTCCATTTAGCTTATCAATACTCTTTAATTTCAACACTTTGACTTTATAGCACATTCCAATTTCTTGCCCTCATCTTTTATAGTTGTGTAACTCAATTCCTAATTTAACCCCTTGGTCAAATTATCAAATCCTTGTGTTAGGAGGGAAGAAAGAGAATCGAACATCCGTAATGGTCATAAACAAACAATTGATTAGAAGCCAGTAGATCACATTCCACCACTCAGTGCTACTCACTTTATATGTCTCCAAGTCAGGGCATCTGGATCATTCAGTAAGCTTTAGCACACCAATATACATTCTACTTGGATTAGTCAAACTAACTGTAAAAACCACTAAGTTGAAGTTAAaactaagaaacaaaaatgaaataagctAGATGTGTTGAAATGTGAATGTgtagatttgaaattaatatactgaACCAAAAGCATGTGATAACAATAAAGGGAATTAGTGCTAAGAAAGTGAAAAAGATAGAAATTTAAAGATAATAAGAAGTAAACAATGTTTCTGATGAACAGTAAACATTATTAGACTGATGCTGAAAATTAAACATTGCCACTGGACAtggaaaataaagttgaaaactGAAATTGATAAAGATATGATATTGGTATTAAAAGGaatctctcaaaaaaaaaaatgatattgataTTGAAAGGCAAATTATGGATTCATACTGTATGTTGTTGAAGATGACTTCCTTTTTGGAGCATAGGGAGCTAttaaacttttgatttttttaataggtaaagaGAAGAAGTATATATAGAAAAGAGGAGACGCCAAAAACAGTGCACTCAAAGTATATAGTATAAGCTTAAAGGCTCATCCTAGAGGGAAAGGGAAAGAAGTAAAAACATCACCTGCCTTTACGCAACTGTATTCATGAAACCAAACCTCTGGAACTAGTTTCAAATATTTAGTGATGGAGACTGAGTTCACCAATGAGGGGGCAACAAGTCCATATTTGACTCTTGATTTCTGCTCTTTATCCTGCTTATATACCATGTTGTCAGGGTACTATGCCCACAGAAAAGAGGGGTGTTTTTGGGGATTGAGGAGATAATTGAAGTGGACCATAAAGTGGTGTTAGTTTGAGAGCTTCGCTTATTGAGGAAGAGGGGCACAACCTTTTCCTTGACAATGCGAGGGGTGCTTTTCTTCTATTAAGGGTGGAAATGGAGCAACAAAAAGGGACTAATAAGACTCAAAATTTCTTGCTTGTTTCCTCGGCAACAAaatgaaagatgagaaaaatcACCAGGACTTACTGcaatttctttctcttcctttctttttgggTGTGGGGCGTGTGGGTAGGTAGGTTGGTAGTGGAGATGGGAATCTGCCAGAAATTGACTTGGCAGTGTCAAAACAACTTCCAAAAATCCaaaactttctctctctgttCTCTCTCCGGGATGGAGAGGATAGCCTAGCATGGAAAGATTGATGTCTTGGATAGTGTTCGAGTCTAGGCATGGCAAAGGTTTGGGTAGCGATTGAATCGAAGACGTTTGAGGTGTCTATAGAGGAAATCAAAGGGAAACTAAAAGGTGTCATTGTGGAAAGGAGTAGAGGCTTTTCCACTTGGATCAGGTTTGGGGTATCAAGTTTGAGGAAGCTTCTGGAATGCTTTGAAGAATGTTGCAGGGAGGATAAGAAAGGTAGATTGGTTAAAGTCTGGGAGGAAGAGGGAAGAAAGTTCCGGTTGGAGAGGCGTGTAAACGGGGCAGGAAGATATATCTTATGCTCTGTTGTGGATGTAGAGGCTAAGagattttgtttagtttttccTGAAGGAAAGGGCGTGATAGGAGGATGGGCCATTCTAGCCGAGAAGCTAAGGGCGTTGGGGATAGTTACTAAAAAGGAAGACAAAGGTGTAGAAGCAACCCAATTCAAATCAAAAAAGAAGGATGCAACAAtagatgatgaagaagatgggTGCAGTGGTAAGAAGAAGCAGGGGGGGAAAAAAGTTTCCTAGATGTGGTTAAAGGACCGGCTGGAAGGGTTGGTGAAGAGCTGTGGCTTCAGGCTGGAGGAAGGGGTCTGAGGAGGAGGGAGGAAGTTTTGGGGCGTTGCCTAGTTGGTAGGTGGGAAGGGGCAGCGATGGAGATGGAGTTAGAGTCGCTTAAATACTGGGGGAAACGCAGTTGGAACCTTAGGAAAGGAGTTAAGGTGTTGAAGCTGGGGGAACCTTTCTTCTTGttggaatttgaagatgaaggGGAAGCAGAGAGGGTATTAAACAGGGGGACGCGTAGATTTCAGGATAGGCCGCTGCATCTAGAGAGATGGAACGAGGAGGCTGGGTGTTTACAGGTCGGAAGCCAAACAAAAGAAGTTTGGGTAAGGGTGGTGGGGCTTCCGCTTCACTGTTGGAGTGAAGAAATGTTCAAAAGTATTGGTGATTGCTGTGGAGGTCTGGTGGAGGTGGATGAAGATACAAAGAACCTTTCTCAACTTCAATGGGCCAGGATTTTGGTAAAGAATGGCGGGAATTTTTTTCCAGGAACTTTGAATTTAGTGGTGAAGTCCTTTTGCTATGCAGTCCGTCTGTGGTGGGAGGTGCAGCCTAGAGTTTCAGCAGTGGAGCCGATGATGAACTTGAGTTGGAGAGAGGGGGAAAGGATGAGGGAAAGAGGGGATGAGGGATCACGCGCCGGGAACAGCGGTGGGATGGAAAAGGAAGAATGGCGTGCAGCTGAAGCAGATGGATCAGGTGCAGTCAGAAAAAGAACGGGAAAAGAAAAGTATGATGGTGACAAGATGGGAGTTTCAGCTAATGGGATGGCAGGATATGGCAAGGAGGAAGGAGAGGTGGGCTCAAGTGAAAGAGACGTTGTGGGTGGGCTTGATAGCTGCAAGTCTGGGTGTGAAGTGACTCAGCCCAGAAACAGCCAAAGTCTGGAGCATGAGAGTACCGAGGTGTGGGTAGAAAAACTAAAGGTGACAAATGGGCCAAGGGTTAGTTGGGAAAGGGGCCAGTCAAGCAGAGGTGGGGAATGGGCCGCTCAAGAAGGCCCTTTAAGtgataaaagaaatttgttggGCCAGATGGACAATAAGGGTGAGAAGCGGGCTTCAAGGGTAGATATTTCTTTAGTGCAGCGGGATgggtgattcatgcctaattggtgtctcagttgatgtatgtccagctggtgctccttgatggcaggtgtaatcaacaaaatttttaacctataacaccatgaactagggtagcaaatacaaagctactatagcatagtggctctaggatcgttccactgggaaggacactcaagtaaaaaatgataccaattcaaagtgaattggtgttgtttcatttcaagattagcttaagaaataaaacacaaactttggttgaaaaaggtttggacttagattaacaacacaacaagtgatgaaaataacttaagaagaaaagcattccttggagattcaggtatacaggggaggtttctcatgcaaaagcatagctccggtcacttggttcaattactcacattagagacttaacactaagtcaattctctaacaggtgctgcataaatgcatccctcaattggatttcagctttaattctctcattgatgcaacttgcaatggttcaagcttctcacttagcttttaccattcaaggtgatctttaaccttggattatccgtcaaaagctcgcaagaggtaactaatggatgtctcctaagagtccaaaagcttaccaagtgttggctattctagaaaatcctaccttcaagtcacctaccagaggctcgcaaggggtaaactagtgcatctccatgggtgaagatcacttgccttaccaagtgttggcccaggtgactccaaggtgttttaagttaactaaaaacattagaaaccattcacgggacacacttactcttcattcatagctgaaaccacaaagcttctgattgatgcacttggaacctttcccggcaaccttaactccaaggaactaaaaggtttagctactcattctctggggaaaattcctcagagagtgcataacttagaaaaaatattaaaatacgaagtgagaaggtaaggtagtcaagagctaaagctctttgtatttctttctttggaatttACAAAAAGTTCAACAGACagaacaccctcagaacaggctcctcgggctcccttttataccaaaaatccCAAGTACAGCTATCCCATGGTATTTTgctaaattcctaacttaaaagttaaggaaatctatcattggtgacttacaaggagaatttaggcatttaagcaacaaaaatctaatgaaaaatatctccaagagtcggttacaaatatcaggaagcactaaggaccacttcgcaggtgaaagatgaggtctgcgaaatttcgcaggtactcaagaggagctgcgaaatttcttcatagcaaccaactgcttcaacacctttgcaaagtggacttccaacttgaggtgtttggcttccatcgcggcgtgaagcttcaggggaactccatagcactgtgcaaaaaggctgcgaaaccattccgcaacaagaatggtgatttcgcagcactttactgaagtcttctttccttcagcttggagtagttatcttccaacggctgtagcttcctcatttcagatccaaattgcacacggtttgaggcattggattgttgacttcccaagctttcaaatgacatattgtatgcataaattgaacatcaggaagtgctccaaaactagctgcagtgactgtcatcaagagtgctccatggttgaatcctctttgcttcccctttgcatttccactttgcttatggcataagagcttcaaggctctgattcttcatgcctctgagcttcctaTTGCTTGCCaatgattccaaataactctcctcaatctcataatgctttggtgatcaaaatactaacaaaa
This window contains:
- the LOC117909094 gene encoding uncharacterized protein LOC117909094, encoding MEMELESLKYWGKRSWNLRKGVKVLKLGEPFFLLEFEDEGEAERVLNRGTRRFQDRPLHLERWNEEAGCLQVGSQTKEVWVRVVGLPLHCWSEEMFKSIGDCCGGLVEVDEDTKNLSQLQWARILVKNGGNFFPGTLNLVVKSFCYAVRLWWEVQPRVSAVEPMMNLSWREGERMRERGDEGSRAGNSGGMEKEEWRAAEADGSGAVRKRTGKEKYDGDKMGVSANGMAGYGKEEGEVGSSERDVVGGLDSCKSGCEVTQPRNSQSLEHESTEVWVEKLKVTNGPRVSWERGQSSRGGEWAAQEGPLSDKRNLLGQMDNKGEKRASRVDISLVQRDGLGHLDNRPKVVENGGPSSLGVNYTSVEQAIDVGPSSFQKDGLGWLHIRSRGAGGEGQPILASAWASFAYKTPWDEPGEKARASSFLVPTEEFFAEESLVGGMGPLAARGTPERCSVTDECFLEEVSRYSLLKPSTVCVWGGRASSSSSPFSGMGGSLLEMEERCGHEVILKETEEGLNINPLSMRPAEERMGEKSTSGFFPLKDGRKEWGEEEDKDMESWNYSCMAKFCHCLGMPTEGCERDILKLLHKMRDRRDRSENLSGKKRKGQRTSRFDRELKKLEWSVNYSGSGGDRGYQECVT